GGCCGAGGGTGAGGAGGTGTTCGGTGACTTGTCGCATGCCGTCGGCCATGGCGAGGTTGACGTGGGCGGCGGCGCGTCCTGCGGTGGGGTCGCTGTCGAGCATGACGAGGGGGAGGTCGGCGCCGCCGATGGCGTGGAGGGCGTCGGCGGCCATGGAGGAGGCGATGACTCCGTCGAGGGCGGCGCGGGCGGAGGCGAAGGGGTCGCGGGCGGGGCCGGTGCCGTCGGGGGAGGGGTAGAGGACGACGCCGAAGCCGTGTTCGGCGGCGATGCGGGCGGCGCCGGTGTAGACGCGGGCGAAGAATTCGTTGGTGAGGGCGGGGACGACGAGGAGGGCGGTGCGGGTGGTGCCGAGGCGGAGGTTGCGGGCGGCGAGGTTGGGGCGGTAGCCGAGGGTGGTGGCGGTTTCGCGGACGAGGTCGGCGGTGCGGGCGGAGACGCGGCCGTGCCATTTGTCGCCGAGGACGAGGGAGACGGTGGCCTGGGAGACCCCGGCGGCGGTGGCGACGTCCCG
This genomic window from Streptomyces sp. NBC_01351 contains:
- a CDS encoding LacI family DNA-binding transcriptional regulator, encoding MTRPTSRDVATAAGVSQATVSLVLGDKWHGRVSARTADLVRETATTLGYRPNLAARNLRLGTTRTALLVVPALTNEFFARVYTGAARIAAEHGFGVVLYPSPDGTGPARDPFASARAALDGVIASSMAADALHAIGGADLPLVMLDSDPTAGRAAAHVNLAMADGMRQVTEHLLTLGHRRILHLASAIDSWTFDIRAQALTTHLTPHTELRTVRAPLTVDGARTATEAALAHPHDRPTAIICDDDILAAGACKAARRLGLRIPQDLSVTGFDDLALATAVDPELTTVHLPAERVGEQGMTALLAVLEGTPWTAPDIPVTLIPRDSTGPAPTP